ctccccatctctctctgtccctcctctctctcctcccctcccactcccatcaatactccccctctccctccccttccgctctctctctctccccttccccctctctctccccctctctctcaccctcccctctctcgatcccctccccctctctccccctctccctccccaccccctctcttcccctctctctcttgcctctctctctcccctctctctctcatctttctccccgctctctctcccccctctctctccctcctctttctcccccattctctctccccactctcccgctctctctctctcctctcctctctctctctctccccccctctctctccccccctctctctccccctctctctccgcctcccccccacccacgcctctatccccctcctctctccctcgccTTGcagaaccccactggtcactggcggCCAACCAGAaaacccctttattgccactctttgccttctgccatccagccaacctgccatCCATGCCAGTGTCTGCCCTCTGATACCGCGGGCTCTCAGATTCCCCAGCAGCCTCACGCGTGTCAccttctctctctgccctccccaTCTCTATCCACCCCCCCTAtccgtccccctctctctttcttcgccctctctctctgccccccactctctgtcccccctctctctgcctcccactAGGACCCCGCTCTCTCTGTCCCCCACTTTCTGTGTCTCGCACTCTCCCTTTTTCCCCACTCTCGTCTCCCCCCTCTGccgccccctctccaccctctccctcccgctctctccccccccctcccgctctctcccccctctctccccctctctctccccctctctctgtctcccccactctctgtctccccctctctctgtctccccctctctcgctgtctcccccctctctgccccccctctctctgtccccctctctctgtccccactCTCTGTGTCCCCACTCTCTCTGTCTCGCACTCtcgctgtctccccctcaccgtcccgcCCTCATTGTCTacacaccgtctccccctcactgtctccccctcactgtctccccctcacaatctcctcctcactgtctccccctcactgtctcccccttactgtctccccctcactgtctccccctcactgtttccccctctctgtctcccctcactgtctccccctcactgtctcccctcactgtctccccctcactgtctcccctcactgtctccccctcactgtccccctcgctgtctccccctcactgtctccccctcaccgtctccccctcactgtctcccctcactgtctccctcactgtctccccctcactgtctccccctcactgtctccgctctctgttgtcttcCCACAGTCCAGCCCGAGGTCAGCATCTCTCTGACGGCCGATGGCCGCCGCCTGTCGTGCTTCACCACGGGCTTCTACCCGCGCTCCATCGAGGTGAACCTGGTGCGGGCCGGGCTGGTCCTGGATGAGATCCACTCCCACGGGACGCTGCCCAACCACGACGGCACCTACCACCTGCGCCGCTGGGCCGACGTGGAGCCCGGGGACCGGGGCCCGCTCTCCTGCCGTGTGGAGCACCCGGGGCTGTCCGAGCCCCTCGAGGTCTtcctgggtcagtgggggggagagtgggtggggtgggtgggggggagagggggggcaggagggagaggAGCggactgggtgaggggagggagggattggagcgggtgagtggtggtggtggggggggtagaggggagagttGGTGGGGAGTGGAGCggtgggtgagaggaggggtagcgcagagggcaggtgggtgaggaggggagcggcacgggaggggagagaaggggaggggtgagtgagacgggaggggaggtgggaaggagggattgCGTGAGACGGGAAGGGGTGAGTGAAACGGGTGGGGTCCGGGACCCCGGTCTCTGTCC
This portion of the Rhinoraja longicauda isolate Sanriku21f unplaced genomic scaffold, sRhiLon1.1 Scf003139, whole genome shotgun sequence genome encodes:
- the LOC144591904 gene encoding class I histocompatibility antigen, F10 alpha chain-like, which translates into the protein QPEVSISLTADGRRLSCFTTGFYPRSIEVNLVRAGLVLDEIHSHGTLPNHDGTYHLRRWADVEPGDRGPLSCRVEHPGLSEPLEVFLVRELGSTAMIITLVVVAAVLAVGVAMGGVLYWKNKQ